The genomic window TTGGATTTACTTCTTTGGGCTGAAAGCATAGAATATGAATCTTTTAAACACGAATATCGCAAATTTTTTCACCAATATTCACAAATGATATGGTGCTATTAGTGAAGATATTCGTGACGTTTGTGTTTAAATTATGCGCATTGAACACATCAGTCAAAAGAATTACCTGAATTTTAGAGCAGGAGATTTGAGTTTTTAAACACGAATACTGTAAATTTTCTCACCAATCTTCACAAATAATATTGTGTTATTAGTGAAAAATATTAGTGCAATTCGTGTTTAAATCATTTCGCATTGAGATCCTGCGCAATCAGCCACGCCTCGCTCCAGCACGCCTGGAAATTAAATCCTCCGGTCACAGCGTCGATGTTCAGCACTTCTCCGGCGATGTAGAAATTCGGTAAAATTTTTGAAGCCATATTTTTAAAGTTAATTTCCTTTAAATCAACCCCTCCGGCAGTTACGAATTCATCTTTGAATGTCGATTTTCCGGTCACCTGAAATTTCTTTCGGCATAAGTTTTCAATAATGGTCTGCATTTCTTTGCCGGAAAGATTAGCTACCTGCTTGTTGAGGTCTACTTTAGAAACTTCTAAGATCCTCTGCCAGAAACGGTTGGTGATATCGAAAATTTTCGACTGTCCGATGGTTTTCTTCGGATTGGACTGTCTGAATTTTTGAAACAGTACTTCCGCGTCCTCTGTATCTTTGGAAATAAAATTCACTTCAATTTCAAAGTTATATTTCACTTTCGCTAAATTAATGGCTTCCCAGGCTGAAATTTTCAGGATGGCAGGGCCCGAAAGACCCCAGTGGGTAATCAGCAGCGGCCCGCTTTCTTCGGTTTTAAGCTTTGGAATCGATGTTTCTGCCATTTCAAAGCTGGTTCCGGCAAGATCTTTCAACAAATCATCTTTGATATTGAAGGTGAAAAGAGAAGGCACCAGATCCACGATTTTGTGTCCTAAGCTTTCAATCATTTTCAGCGATTTCGGAGAGCTTCCCGTGGTGTAGATCACAACGTCCGCTTCAAAATCCCCCAGGCTTGTTTTTATGAGGTATCTTTCGTCCAGCTTTTCAATTTCTTTTACGGAACACTTGGTTTTTACCTCCACTTTTTTCTGTTGAGTTTCATTCAGCATTGCAGTGATGATGCTCTGGGAAGAATTGCTTTCTGGAAAAACGCGGTTGTCGTTTTCTATTTTCAAGGCAATATTTCTCTGCTCAAACCAATCCATCGTGTCGCCCGGCTGAAACTTGGTAAATACGCTGAGCAGTTCCTTATTTCCCCTGGGATAAAACTGAACCAGCTCCCGCGGGTCGAAACAGGCATGGGTAACATTGCAACGGCCGCCTCCGGAAATCTTTACTTTCTGGAGAACATCCGAATTCTGCTCGAGAATGGTTATTTTATACTGGGTTTCGTCCAGGTTGGCGGCACAGAAAAATCCGGCAGCACCACCTCCGATAATGATAATTTGCTTCATAGTTTTTTAATCTTATGCTCAAGATTATTTTTGCAAAACTACAATTTTTATAAACCATCTTATTTGAGTAATTTTGAAGAATGTAATTTTTCGATTAAACCGGGAAATGATAACCACAAAAGTCACAAAAGCTTTTAACACATTGGGTACATAAAATTTTAGTCACTTAATCTGCGTATAATTCAGATCACAGAAGAGTAAAATCAAAGATTTTCAGAATTATGCTGTTTCTATGGGTTAAAAGAGAAGTGAAAAATTTTGTGGTAAAATTTAAGTTCATATTTAAAACAAAATTTAAATGATATTCTACCATACCTTTGAAGTACGCTGGAGCGATCTTGATGCGAATAAACATTTGGCCAATTCATCTTACGTGCAATACTGTGCGCAGTCGAGAATGGCTTTTATGACCAAAGAAAAAATGGGTGTTACCCAGCTCAGCCGATGGGGAATCGGGCCGGTGATCCTGCACGAAAGATATTCGTTTTTTAAAGAAATCTATGCCGATCAGACGGTGATCGTAAGTCTGGAAATCGACGGATGTGCAGAAGATTCTTCCATTTACCGTTTCGTTCACAAATTCTATACACCTGATGGTGAACACTGTGCAACGGCTGAAGCAACAGGGGTGTGGATCGATATGATGCTGAGAAAAATGACGACTCCACCGGATGACGTGGTAGAAGCCATGAATAAATACAAATCTCCTGAGACAGCGGTTCTTACGAGAGAAGATTTCAAAAACCTGCCATTCCGCCCGGAAAATATAGATCCGGCAGCATTTGCTAAATAAATGATGATTGATAAAAGATGACTGATTTCGGTCATCATTTATTATTCATTACCAATTACTCATTACTGATAAATAAAAGATATGTTTGAAGATAAAGAACCTGAACTGACGCCGATTTCCAAACTGGGAGAATTCGGACTGATCAAACACCTGACCGAATTTTTTCCTTTGGCCAACGATTCTTCGGAGCTTGGCGTAGGAGATGATGCAGCGGTCATTAATCCTGAAGGCAAAAAAGTAGTCCTCACGACCGATGTGTTGGCGGAAGGTGTACATTTTAATCTCGGATATGTTCCGTTGAAGCATTTAGGCTATAAAGCGGTGGTGGTCAACCTGAGCGATATTGCTGCCATGAATGCTACACCTACCCAGATCCTGGTTTCCCTGGCGGTATCCAACCGTTTTCCGGTGGAAGCTTTGGAAGAAATCTATTCAGGAATCCAGGCGGCTTGCGGAAGGTATAAAGTCGACTTAATTGGCGGAGATACAACGAGTTCCAATGCCGGTCTGGTGATGAGCATTACCGCCATTGGAATAGAGAACGATGAGAATATCGTTAAAAGAAGCGGGGCAAAACCTAATGATCTTCTGGTGGTTACAGGCGATCTGGGAGGTGCTTATATGGGACTTCAGATCCTGGAAAGAGAACATGCGGTGTTCCTTGCAGATCCGAATATGCAGCCGGAAATGGAAGGCTACGATTATATTCTGGAAAGACAGCTGAAACCGGAAGCAAGAACGGATGTAAAAGGCATTCTGGAGCAGCTGGATATCAAGCCAACGTCCATGATTGATATTTCGGACGGCCTGGCTTCGGAGATTCTTCACCTTTCGGATCAGTCAGAAGTAGGTTTCAGGCTGTATGAGGAGAAAATCCCGATGGACAACCTGACGATCACTACCGCAGATGAATTTAATTTAAACCCCGTAATGGCGGCTTTAAGCGGAGGAGAAGATTACGAACTGCTGTTCACGATTTCCCCGAATGATTTCGATAAAATTAAAAATCATCCGGATTTTACCATCATTGGTCATGCCGTAGCCAAAGAAGATGGTAATTTTATGGTGGCAAGAGGTTCCAACCAATTGGTGGCATTAACGGCGCAGGGCTGGGATGCTTTTTTGGGGAATCAGCAAGAATAGATTCCTTTTATACAGAAAAAAAACCACTGCAATGGCGGTGGTTTTTTGTATCTTATTTTTCCGGGATTAATCCTTTTTAATATCAGCTTTTGCATCCTGATAAGTTTTATCTACTGCATTTGCTCCCTTCCTGGCTGTTTTCTTAGTCCATTTTGCTGCGTCTTTTACCCCTTTTTTGGTAGCCTCATACCCTTTTTCAGCTGTTTTGCCGGTCCATTCTGCGCCATCTTTAGCAGCCTTGCCTACTGTTTTAGCATCTTTTTTTATTTCCTGCTTTACTGAATTGGTTTTTTGTGCTGATATGCCGATTCCGAATAAAAGAATCACGGCGACTGAATATAATCTCTTTTTCATTTTAAATTTTTTTGTTTTAAAAATTTTCAAAAATCAGACCATTAATTTATAAAAGATTGGGATATTTTATGATGTTGGATTTATAAGAATAATAGGTGGCAAGTTTGTATCGTTAAGTAATTTAAATATTCAAAAACCAGCTCAAGCGAGCTGGTTTTCTATCTGTATGTTAAGGTTTGGTTTATGCTTTAGCAATATTCAAAATTACCTCCATAGCTTTTTGCATACTTTCCAGCGCCACATATTCATACGGCCCGTGGAAGTTGATCCCTCCGGCGAAAATATTCGGGCAAGGCAGTCCCATATAGGATAATTGTGCACCGTCAGTTCCTCCGCGGATGGCTTTGATCTTCGGTTCAATTCCTGCTTCTTTCATCGCTTTGGCTGCAAGATCCACGATGTGCATTTTGCCTTCAAATTGCTGCTTCATATTTCGGTACTGCTCTTTAATTTCGATTTCAGCCGTTCCTTCACCGTGCTTCTGATTGAATTCAGCAATTTTTTCTTCCATAAATTTCTTTCTGGCTTCGAACTTATCGGCATCATGGTCACGGATAATGTACTGCAGTTTGGCTTCGGAAATATCGGCATTTAAATCCATTAAATGATAGAACCCGTCAAATCCTTTCGTCGTAGCAGGGGTTTCGTTGGCAGGAAGCATCTGGGCAAACTCAGAAGCCAATAGGGCGGCATTTACCATTTTTCCATACGCATAACCCGGGTGAACGCTCAGTCCGTGGATCTTTACCACGGCTCCTGCGGCGTTGAAGTTTTCGTATTCCAGTTCACCGACTTCTCCGCCGTCCATCGTGTAAGCGAATTCTGCCCCGAATTTAGCCACATCAAATTTATGGGCACCTCTTCCGATCTCTTCATCCGGTGTAAAGCCTACGGCAATCCTTCCGTGCTTGATTTCGGGATGCGCCATTAAATATTCCGCTGCGGTAACGATTTCTGCGCAACCTGCTTTATCATCGGCTCCTAGAAGGGTATTTCCGTCGGTGGTAATTAAGGTCTGGCCGATGTATTTTTTTAAGCTTTCAAATTTTGAAGGCGATAGCGTGAATCCGGTGGTCTGGTTCAGTACCAGGTCGTTTCCGTCATAATTTTCCCAAACCTGCGGCTTTACGTTTTCCCCGCTGAAATCCGGCGACGTATCGTAATGTGAAATAAATCCGATGGTGGGCTGATTATCATTTTCAAGGTTGGAAGGTACATAGCCCATAATATAACCGTTCTCATCAATCGATACATTTTCAAGCCCGATCGTTTTCAGTTCTTCTGTGATGTATCTGGCGATATCCCATTGTCTTTCGGTAGATGGAGTGGTTTCGCTTTCGGCATCACTGGTTGAATATATTTTTACATAATTAAGAAAACGGTTCAGCAGCTTTTCTTTCCACAAAGGGTTGAATTCTATTGCGCTCATTGTTGGTATAAATTTCCCGTAAAGTTAGCAATTTTGAGGTTCAGAATAGGTTATTTGTACTTCAGGATGAGGTGATAAGCGTAAGTAATTAATGTAATTGTTTGAATTTCAGTTTTATATTATAGTTGCTGATATCTTTCCTGAACTTGTTTAGTTTTATTATATTTGAGAAAATCTAAAAGTAAAACATGTTTCTTACTGAATGTCCGCGTGATGCAATGCAGGGGTGGGGAGAATTTATCCCGACTGATAAAAAAATAGATTATATCAATTCTCTGATGGATGTGGGATTTGATGTTCTGGATTGCCTGAGCTTCGTTTCTCCCAAAGCCATTCCTCAGATGGCCGATTCTGCGGAGGTCGCGGAAAATATCGATAAATCCCGTTCCAATACCAAGGTCTCTGCCATTGTTGCCAATTACCGGGGAGCAGAGAAAGCCCTGAAACACCAGTCGGTGGATATCATCGGTTTTCCATTTTCCATTTCCGAAACTTTTCAGCACCGGAATACCAATAAAAGCCAGGAAGAAGCCTTCCGTGAGATCATCAGAATGCTGGAACTGGTAGGAAAAGAGAACCGGCAGCTGAACATTTATTTCTCGATGGCCTTCGGAAACCCTTACGGCGAAATGTGGAAATGGGAAGATGTGGACTTCTGGGCCCAGCGGTTTTCTGAAATAGGAGTTAAAGATATCTTACTGTCCGATACAACGGGTGTTGCAACGCCAGAAACAATCTCGATTTTATTTGAAAAAATTCCTTCAAAATATTCCGGGATCAATTTCGGAGCTCATTTTCATAACCGGTACGAAGAATCTTATTCTAAATTAAAGGCCGCTTACGATCAGGGCTGTACGAGGTTCGACAGTGCGATTAAAGGAATCGGAGGCTGCCCGATGGCCAAAGATGATCTCGTTGGAAATATGCCTACGGAACAGGTAATCAATTTCATGAGCGTGGAGAAAGCCAGCCATAAATTGAACCTGTTAAACTTTGAAAGTTCGTACAATAAAGCAAAAGATATTTTTCATTTTTAAGTAAAAATTTTCCTAGCTTTAATAAAAATTAAATAAAATGACTTCAAAAATTACCTATATCGGAGATCTGAGATGTTCGGCAGAGCACTTACAATCCGGAACGCTTATCGAAAGTGACGCTCCGACGGATAATCACGGAAAAGGGGAGAAATTTTCTCCGACGGATCTGTGTGCTACTTCTCTAGCCGAATGCGCCCTGACGACCATTGCGATTTTAGGCAAAGAAAAAAACATCAATATCGACGGCGCGTATTGCAACCTTCAGAAAATTATGAAAGGCGAGCCCAGGAGAATAGGTGAAATTGTGTGTAATTTTGTTTTTTCAGAATCCTATTCCGATGAGGAAAAAGCATTTATAGAGCGAACAGCCCATAATTGCCCGGTTGCGAAAAGTCTCCATCCGGATCTGGAACAGACCATGATTTTTATCTATCAATAAAGAAATCAGGCCGTGGAAATTTCTGCGGCTTTGATTTTATAAAAACCTTAGCTATGCAACCTATTATTTTGCCATTCGCATTCAAACATCTCCCGAAAGAAAATCTGATCATTATTGATGCCAGAGCTGGAAAAGATAATCATCAAAAGTATCTGAACAAACACATTAAAGGAGCCAGGTTGATCGATTTGGATAAAGACCTCGCAGAAATCGGTGGTGACGCTGCTTTCGGCGGAAGACATCCGCTTCCGGAAATCGGAAAATTTGCAGAGACGCTTTCCCGCCTTGGAATTTCGGAAAAGGATCATATTATTGTTTATGATGATAAGAACGGTTCGAACGCTGCGGCAAGAGCCTGGTGGATGCTGAGATCCTTTGGTTTTGAAAAAGTTCAGGTGCTGGATGGCGGAATTCAGAATGCAGAAAAACAGGGCCTGGAATTTTCTGATGGTGAAGAATCTTTTGAAAAAGTGGAAGTCATTAAGAAAGAAAACTGGCTTTTCCCAATTTCAAATTTGGAAGATGTTGAAAATGAATTGATAAATCATTCTTCAACCGTCATTGATGTTAGAGATGCTTACCGTTATAACGGCGAATCCGAACCTATCGATCTTGTGGCAGGGCATATTCCGGGAGCCATCAATATCCCTTTTTCCGAAAATCTTGATAAAAGCGGAAACTTTCTTTCTCCTGAAAAACTGTGGGAAAAGTATATGGAATTCCTGAAGGAAAGCCCTGAACATCTGATTGTTCACTGTGGTTCCGGCGTTACTGCATGTCATACTGCTTTAGCTTTGGCTTATGCCGGCTTTCCCGTTCCGGATTTATACATTGGCTCATGGAGCGAATGGAGCAGGAGGGAGGGAAAAGAAATAGCAAAAGAAATATAAACAATAAAGGCGGCCATTTTGGCCGCCTGATTTATCTGTAATCCATTTTAAAGCATTCCAAGCTCAAATTTGGCTTCTTCGCTCATCATATCTTTGTTCCAGCTCGGCTCGAAAGTAAGTTCCAGATCCACGCTTTTTACATTTTCCACTTCAGCCACCTTATCTTTTACTTCCTGTGGGAGGGTTTCTGCAACAGGGCAGTTGGGGGTTGTGAGTGTCATAATGATTTTAACATCTGCATCATCGGAGATCTGAACATCATAAACCAAGCCCAATTCGTAGATATCCACCGGAATTTCAGGGTCATATACGGTTTTTAAGACACCGATGATTTCCTCACCGATATCAGCAATCTGATCGTCTGTAAATTTCATTTTTTAATCTAAATTGATGTACCTTTTCAACAAATCTTCCTGACGCATGCGCCGGAAAACATTTGCCAAAGTTAAGACATCTTTTTCACAATAGTCAACTATTCTTTGCAAGTCTTTCTCTATGTAGTAAATTGATGAAACCATTGAGCCGTCGATATCATCTTTCGGGGTCGGGATTCCGAAAACATGGGCGAGCAGTTCCAGGGAAACAAAACTTTTATAATCCCCGAACTTCCAGAGCTCCATTGTGTCGATATGCGGGATTTCCCAGGGCTTTTTTCCGAACATCTGGAATGGGGTAGGAGGCATCATTCCATTGATGAGATACCGCCGGGCAATCCACGGAAAATCGAATTCCTTTCCGTTGTGCGCGCAGAGGATCACTTCCCGGAGCCTCGGGCTGTTGAAAATTTCGCCAAATTCCAGCAGCAGCTTCTTTTCGTCATCATCGGCAAAACTTTTGATCTTTAGGGTGTCATTTTTCTCCAGCATCCCGATCGTGATGCAGATAATTTTACCGAATTCCGCCATGATGCCGGCTCTTTCCACATAGAATTCTCCTGCGGTAACCTCTTCTTTTCTCTGGAATCTGGTCTTTTTATCCCAAAGCATCTGTTCGGCTTCCGACAGTTCTTCCCATAATCCGAAGCCCGGAACGGTTTCAATATCAAGGAATAAGATTCTTTCTAAAGGAATTTTATGTATCATTTTTTTTGTGTTTTAGCCAACCTGCATTCCGTTTTTTGTCGGCAGGGATGGCGTTAGAAGCGTAACATCTTTTTTATCTTCACCATACAGTCCTAAAACCAGGCATTCGCTGAAAAAATTGGCGATCTGCTTTTTAGGAAAATTCACCACAGCCAGGATCTGTTGTCCGACCAATTCTTCTTTTTTATATAATGAGGTAATCTGTGCGGAAGACTTTCTAATGCCCAAATCTCCAAAATCTATTTCCAGCTGATAAGACGGGTTTCTTGCTTTTTCAAAATCGCTTACGGAGATAATGGTCCCGCAGCGGATATCTATTTTTTCAAAATCGGTCCAGGAAATTTCCGGTTTTATATTCATAATCATTCTGCTTTTGTGACGGTATTTTCTGAATTTGAAGTAAGGCCGGCTGCTTTCAGGCTGCCGGAAGTCATCAGAAAATGTTTTAACAAATGTATTAAAATAATGAAAGTTAGAAAATGCTTTTTAAAACATAAAAATTTTAGCATTAATAATCAGTGAGTTAATAAATATTTGGGCTCTATTGAATAAGTTGCATGCAGGATTTCTGTAAAGAAGGATTTATACTCATGAGTACTCAGAGGAATAATGTTTAATGCTAAAATCAAAAACAATGAAGAAACAGAAAGTACTTCTATTTTTAACGGCTGCCTTATTTGCCGTGTTAGGAATCTCTTTAACCTCCTGTATGAACGATCAGTACGAACCGATCCCGGTGAAAATAAGCGACATCAACGGAAATTATAAAGCCCGGCTGATAACCTCACAGGGAGGAATGTTCAATGAAAAAATCATTGATTTTACCGCAAAGGATTCAATAATAACTTTTAAAGATTTCCCGGTGAAAGAAATTGTAAAAGCTGTTGTGGCAGATCCGGTAAAAGCCGACACCGCTTTGGCGCACCTGGGAAAAGTAGAATACAAGCTCGATTATACCTCCAAGATCAATACGGACCAGAATGTAATTGAACTTACTTTTGAACCCCAAACCCTGGTTCTCCAGATCGCGGTAGACGGGACTGTAAGAAATACGGTAGTGAAGCTGATATCCAAGCAGAAAGGATTTTTTGTAGGTTACGACGGATCGATGAGGTTTGGTCTGGAAGCGGAAAAGATAACCGTAGACGGAACGGACCTCCCATCTTATCAAACCATAAAATATGAGGTGCCGATCAGTATTAAGAATTAAAATAAGGGTATCATAAAGACAAAGGAAGTCTCCGGCTGAGGCTTCCTATCTTTACAGGATGATAATAGAAGCTGAATGATTGATAATTATTAATGGAAGAAAATCAGGAGCAGATTTTGGTAAGCCGCCTTTTGCAAAAGGAAGAAGCGGCCTGGAAAGAACTTTTCGAAGTGTATTCAGGCAGTCTTACTTATGTCTGTTCACGGTATATCTTGGATAGAGAAGATGTTCATGATGTTTTGCAGAACAGTTTTGTCCTGATGTTCCGTTCGATTGCGTCTTTTGAATACAGAGGAAAAGGTTCTCTAAAGGCCTGGATCACAAAAATTGTAGTCAACGAATCTTTAAAGCACATCCGAAAAAATCCTGATTTTAAAACCGTGGGCGAAGATTTTGAAATTGCGGATGAGCCGCAGGATGACGAGCCGGATCTGAGAGAAATTTCGCAGCAGATGATTATGGAGCTGATCCGTTCTCTCCCGGAAGGATACCGCACGGTTTTTAACCTGTTTGTTTTTGAAGAAAAAAGCCATAAAGAAATTGCGGAAATCCTGGGAATTGCAGAAAATTCTTCCACTTCGCAGTTTCACAGGGCAAAATCAATGCTTGCCCGGAAAATAAAAGAGTATAAAATGTCTAAAGCAATGCCCTATGAGCGATGAATGGTTAAATGATCTGCGCAGAAAAATGGAAGATCATACGGAGGATGTTCCTGACGGATTGTGGAGAAATATCAGGGACGAATTGTTTGAGGAAGAGGAAGGGAAGAATATAATTCCCGGCCTCATAAATGATGATCTGAAAGCGCAGGTAAGGGCTGCTGAGACGGTTAGTCCTAAACCTTTATGGTATCGCATGGGCGGGGTTGCGGCGGCCGTTGCTGTATTCTTTATTCTGGGCTGGCTTATTGGTTTTGATCTGAATAAAACAGGTAACAATGAGCCGGAATATGTTTTAAACCGAAAAAGTAAGGTTCAAAAAGAAACAGATTCTTCCGGTAAAATATCGGGAAAACAAAATGTTAAATCTGCTGAAAATGCAATCGTGATAAAAGGTAATCCCGCTGAAAAGCAGCATCATGCCCTGACCCGGAATATTTCTGAACCTTTTTTAACATCAATAAAAACGGAAAGAGCAGGCCTTTGGATTAAATCTGTTTTTAAAACTCAGGAAGATATTAAAAATGAGAATTTTAAGCATCAAAGCAATCAGGCCTTATCCGCGGAATCTTATGCCGTTGCAGAGCAGGATGTAAACAAACAGCAAGAATCTCATGAACTTCTGACAAAAGAAGAAAGGGAATGGAAAGAAAAATTTGAAGAAGAGGAAAAGAAGAAGCTGGCCCGGAATAAGACCCGTAAACCGTGGACGGTAGGCATGCTTACCGGAAATGCTTCTTCAGGAACTACTGACCGGTTTCCGGGATACGCTACTTTAAACGGAGCCACGCTGAGTCTTCCTGAAATGTGGAGCTTGGATTATGGAGAAGATCCTTTGATGTCTATTCTTCTGGCGAACCAGGATAAAAAAGTGGATGCAACGATCAGGCACAAAACGCCGATTACATTCGGGGCTTCAGTTCTGAAAAATATCGGAAAAAGATGGAGCATAGGAACGGGAGTCAGCTATACAAAGCTTTCTGCAGAGCTTACCTCCGGAAATGGGGACAATTTCATCAGCAGCGAACAGAATATTCATTATGTGGGAATTCCGGTTCAGGTTAATTATAACGTCATTCAGAAAGGGTCTTTTACGGGATATGTGTC from Chryseobacterium sp. SORGH_AS_0447 includes these protein-coding regions:
- a CDS encoding NAD(P)/FAD-dependent oxidoreductase translates to MKQIIIIGGGAAGFFCAANLDETQYKITILEQNSDVLQKVKISGGGRCNVTHACFDPRELVQFYPRGNKELLSVFTKFQPGDTMDWFEQRNIALKIENDNRVFPESNSSQSIITAMLNETQQKKVEVKTKCSVKEIEKLDERYLIKTSLGDFEADVVIYTTGSSPKSLKMIESLGHKIVDLVPSLFTFNIKDDLLKDLAGTSFEMAETSIPKLKTEESGPLLITHWGLSGPAILKISAWEAINLAKVKYNFEIEVNFISKDTEDAEVLFQKFRQSNPKKTIGQSKIFDITNRFWQRILEVSKVDLNKQVANLSGKEMQTIIENLCRKKFQVTGKSTFKDEFVTAGGVDLKEINFKNMASKILPNFYIAGEVLNIDAVTGGFNFQACWSEAWLIAQDLNAK
- a CDS encoding thioesterase family protein produces the protein MIFYHTFEVRWSDLDANKHLANSSYVQYCAQSRMAFMTKEKMGVTQLSRWGIGPVILHERYSFFKEIYADQTVIVSLEIDGCAEDSSIYRFVHKFYTPDGEHCATAEATGVWIDMMLRKMTTPPDDVVEAMNKYKSPETAVLTREDFKNLPFRPENIDPAAFAK
- the thiL gene encoding thiamine-phosphate kinase translates to MFEDKEPELTPISKLGEFGLIKHLTEFFPLANDSSELGVGDDAAVINPEGKKVVLTTDVLAEGVHFNLGYVPLKHLGYKAVVVNLSDIAAMNATPTQILVSLAVSNRFPVEALEEIYSGIQAACGRYKVDLIGGDTTSSNAGLVMSITAIGIENDENIVKRSGAKPNDLLVVTGDLGGAYMGLQILEREHAVFLADPNMQPEMEGYDYILERQLKPEARTDVKGILEQLDIKPTSMIDISDGLASEILHLSDQSEVGFRLYEEKIPMDNLTITTADEFNLNPVMAALSGGEDYELLFTISPNDFDKIKNHPDFTIIGHAVAKEDGNFMVARGSNQLVALTAQGWDAFLGNQQE
- the pepT gene encoding peptidase T, whose protein sequence is MSAIEFNPLWKEKLLNRFLNYVKIYSTSDAESETTPSTERQWDIARYITEELKTIGLENVSIDENGYIMGYVPSNLENDNQPTIGFISHYDTSPDFSGENVKPQVWENYDGNDLVLNQTTGFTLSPSKFESLKKYIGQTLITTDGNTLLGADDKAGCAEIVTAAEYLMAHPEIKHGRIAVGFTPDEEIGRGAHKFDVAKFGAEFAYTMDGGEVGELEYENFNAAGAVVKIHGLSVHPGYAYGKMVNAALLASEFAQMLPANETPATTKGFDGFYHLMDLNADISEAKLQYIIRDHDADKFEARKKFMEEKIAEFNQKHGEGTAEIEIKEQYRNMKQQFEGKMHIVDLAAKAMKEAGIEPKIKAIRGGTDGAQLSYMGLPCPNIFAGGINFHGPYEYVALESMQKAMEVILNIAKA
- a CDS encoding hydroxymethylglutaryl-CoA lyase — its product is MFLTECPRDAMQGWGEFIPTDKKIDYINSLMDVGFDVLDCLSFVSPKAIPQMADSAEVAENIDKSRSNTKVSAIVANYRGAEKALKHQSVDIIGFPFSISETFQHRNTNKSQEEAFREIIRMLELVGKENRQLNIYFSMAFGNPYGEMWKWEDVDFWAQRFSEIGVKDILLSDTTGVATPETISILFEKIPSKYSGINFGAHFHNRYEESYSKLKAAYDQGCTRFDSAIKGIGGCPMAKDDLVGNMPTEQVINFMSVEKASHKLNLLNFESSYNKAKDIFHF
- a CDS encoding OsmC family protein, which gives rise to MTSKITYIGDLRCSAEHLQSGTLIESDAPTDNHGKGEKFSPTDLCATSLAECALTTIAILGKEKNINIDGAYCNLQKIMKGEPRRIGEIVCNFVFSESYSDEEKAFIERTAHNCPVAKSLHPDLEQTMIFIYQ
- a CDS encoding sulfurtransferase, with product MQPIILPFAFKHLPKENLIIIDARAGKDNHQKYLNKHIKGARLIDLDKDLAEIGGDAAFGGRHPLPEIGKFAETLSRLGISEKDHIIVYDDKNGSNAAARAWWMLRSFGFEKVQVLDGGIQNAEKQGLEFSDGEESFEKVEVIKKENWLFPISNLEDVENELINHSSTVIDVRDAYRYNGESEPIDLVAGHIPGAINIPFSENLDKSGNFLSPEKLWEKYMEFLKESPEHLIVHCGSGVTACHTALALAYAGFPVPDLYIGSWSEWSRREGKEIAKEI
- a CDS encoding SUF system Fe-S cluster assembly protein, whose product is MKFTDDQIADIGEEIIGVLKTVYDPEIPVDIYELGLVYDVQISDDADVKIIMTLTTPNCPVAETLPQEVKDKVAEVENVKSVDLELTFEPSWNKDMMSEEAKFELGML
- a CDS encoding 3'-5' exonuclease; amino-acid sequence: MIHKIPLERILFLDIETVPGFGLWEELSEAEQMLWDKKTRFQRKEEVTAGEFYVERAGIMAEFGKIICITIGMLEKNDTLKIKSFADDDEKKLLLEFGEIFNSPRLREVILCAHNGKEFDFPWIARRYLINGMMPPTPFQMFGKKPWEIPHIDTMELWKFGDYKSFVSLELLAHVFGIPTPKDDIDGSMVSSIYYIEKDLQRIVDYCEKDVLTLANVFRRMRQEDLLKRYINLD
- a CDS encoding tRNA-binding protein — protein: MNIKPEISWTDFEKIDIRCGTIISVSDFEKARNPSYQLEIDFGDLGIRKSSAQITSLYKKEELVGQQILAVVNFPKKQIANFFSECLVLGLYGEDKKDVTLLTPSLPTKNGMQVG
- a CDS encoding DUF4840 domain-containing protein, producing the protein MKKQKVLLFLTAALFAVLGISLTSCMNDQYEPIPVKISDINGNYKARLITSQGGMFNEKIIDFTAKDSIITFKDFPVKEIVKAVVADPVKADTALAHLGKVEYKLDYTSKINTDQNVIELTFEPQTLVLQIAVDGTVRNTVVKLISKQKGFFVGYDGSMRFGLEAEKITVDGTDLPSYQTIKYEVPISIKN
- a CDS encoding RNA polymerase sigma factor, giving the protein MEENQEQILVSRLLQKEEAAWKELFEVYSGSLTYVCSRYILDREDVHDVLQNSFVLMFRSIASFEYRGKGSLKAWITKIVVNESLKHIRKNPDFKTVGEDFEIADEPQDDEPDLREISQQMIMELIRSLPEGYRTVFNLFVFEEKSHKEIAEILGIAENSSTSQFHRAKSMLARKIKEYKMSKAMPYER
- a CDS encoding outer membrane beta-barrel protein → MSDEWLNDLRRKMEDHTEDVPDGLWRNIRDELFEEEEGKNIIPGLINDDLKAQVRAAETVSPKPLWYRMGGVAAAVAVFFILGWLIGFDLNKTGNNEPEYVLNRKSKVQKETDSSGKISGKQNVKSAENAIVIKGNPAEKQHHALTRNISEPFLTSIKTERAGLWIKSVFKTQEDIKNENFKHQSNQALSAESYAVAEQDVNKQQESHELLTKEEREWKEKFEEEEKKKLARNKTRKPWTVGMLTGNASSGTTDRFPGYATLNGATLSLPEMWSLDYGEDPLMSILLANQDKKVDATIRHKTPITFGASVLKNIGKRWSIGTGVSYTKLSAELTSGNGDNFISSEQNIHYVGIPVQVNYNVIQKGSFTGYVSGGGAFEKAVSGDLRTKYIVDGVVKEETREKVSEKPVQVSVNTAVGLQLKVIRNIGIYAEPGIGYHFNDNSSLNTVYKEKPLNFNLKFGVRILID